The following proteins come from a genomic window of Microbacterium sp. SY138:
- a CDS encoding ferredoxin reductase family protein — MTTLTNRPRGALSPVIGEHQGSAHRRAQAWRAGAIIVIWATSLLVVALWVAGGGIGAVLGASGETVTTLGRLTGLVAANLLLYQVLLMARVPLFERGFGRDGITRMHRFVGFWSFWLMGAHIALLALGYAITAGINPFVQLWGFVWDYPGMLLATAGTLLILLVVVTSIRRARRRLRYESWHLLHLYAYLGVGLALPHQLWTGADFLSSPLATAYWWTIWALAAASILVFRFGMPVLRSSRRALRVASVEPDGARGVTIRVVGRDLSTLGARAGQFFVWRFLDGQGWTRGHPFSLSAAPGSELTLTARVVGDGTRRLASLTPGTRVIVEGPYGGMTGERRTGTKLLMIGAGAGVAPLLSLLEAEDYAPGEATLLTRDSVAEDALRQDAIADLVSRRGVRYLPFIGPRSSGPSSWIAASHSAWNGPDLLRHLVSDPEAYDVFVCGTETWMKGLTRDLESAGFPPHRIHSESFTV; from the coding sequence ATGACCACTCTCACGAACAGACCCCGAGGTGCCCTCTCCCCGGTGATCGGAGAGCACCAGGGCTCGGCCCACCGCCGCGCTCAGGCATGGCGGGCGGGCGCGATCATCGTCATCTGGGCGACGAGTCTCCTCGTCGTCGCGCTCTGGGTGGCCGGGGGAGGGATCGGTGCCGTCCTCGGAGCCAGCGGGGAGACCGTCACCACGCTGGGACGACTGACGGGTCTCGTCGCGGCCAACCTCCTGCTGTACCAGGTACTCCTCATGGCGCGGGTTCCACTCTTCGAGCGTGGATTCGGCCGTGACGGCATCACCCGTATGCATCGCTTCGTCGGGTTCTGGTCGTTCTGGCTGATGGGCGCGCATATCGCTCTGCTCGCGTTGGGCTACGCGATCACCGCCGGCATCAACCCCTTCGTGCAACTGTGGGGATTCGTCTGGGACTACCCGGGCATGCTCCTCGCCACCGCGGGGACCCTGCTGATCCTGCTCGTGGTGGTCACCTCGATCCGACGCGCGCGCCGGCGCCTGCGCTACGAGTCCTGGCATCTCCTGCATCTCTACGCGTACCTCGGCGTGGGCCTGGCCCTCCCGCACCAGCTGTGGACGGGCGCGGACTTCCTCTCGTCGCCGCTCGCGACCGCGTACTGGTGGACGATCTGGGCGCTCGCGGCGGCGTCGATCCTCGTGTTCCGATTCGGTATGCCCGTGCTGCGCTCCTCGCGGCGTGCCCTGCGCGTGGCGAGCGTCGAACCCGACGGTGCGCGGGGAGTGACCATCCGCGTCGTCGGGCGTGATCTCTCGACCCTGGGTGCCCGTGCCGGACAGTTCTTCGTATGGCGCTTTCTCGACGGGCAGGGGTGGACGCGTGGTCACCCGTTCTCGCTCTCCGCTGCGCCAGGGAGCGAGCTCACGCTGACGGCCCGAGTGGTGGGGGACGGTACGCGCCGTCTGGCATCGCTCACACCGGGCACGCGCGTCATCGTCGAAGGACCGTACGGGGGGATGACGGGGGAGCGTCGTACCGGGACGAAGCTGCTCATGATCGGTGCAGGTGCCGGGGTGGCCCCTCTTCTCTCCCTGTTGGAAGCCGAGGATTACGCGCCGGGGGAGGCGACCCTCCTCACTCGTGACTCCGTCGCCGAAGATGCACTCCGGCAGGACGCGATCGCCGACCTCGTCTCGCGTCGAGGAGTGCGGTACCTGCCCTTCATCGGTCCCCGGTCTTCCGGCCCGTCGAGCTGGATCGCGGCCAGCCACAGTGCTTGGAACGGTCCCGACCTGCTCCGCCACCTCGTTTCCGACCCCGAGGCCTACGACGTCTTCGTCTGCGGAACCGAGACCTGGATGAAAGGGCTCACGCGCGACCTCGAGAGCGCCGGGTTCCCTCCGCACCGCATCCACTCCGAATCGTTCACCGTCTGA